Below is a genomic region from Apostichopus japonicus isolate 1M-3 chromosome 7, ASM3797524v1, whole genome shotgun sequence.
TTGTTATtttttgcggtaccgatgaatattaatcccatttcattttgttcatagATGATGATGGAAACGTAAAGGGATATTTCTGTTCCCTTTGTAAGGAGGAATGGCTTGCACATACGGAGAACAGGAACCGACTTGACATCGTTGGATGTCAACACGTTGCACACCATATCGTACCGTCTTTCTGTTGTATGCAGGTTTCCGACACGGGTAACTATATCCAGTGGAAGAATATAAACGAAACGACTGGAGGGTTGAAACCAGGAGATCAGGTGTCATGGTTGCGACCAATTATGGGATACTGGCACCATGCCATCGTTGAGGAAGTCACAGATGATTCTATTGAGGTGATAGAGTGGTCAAGAAGCATTCACAGAAATACCAGAAAGAAATGGAAACTGTATGAAAACTGTTGTTACAGTCCGATGTACAAGGCTTATTATCCCAAAGAAGTAGAACAGCTAAATCCTCCTGAAGTGGTTTTGATGAGAGCTAGAGCCCGCTTAGAAGACACTGGATATGGTCCATTCTCCGATAATTGTGAACATTTCGCAACTTATTGTAAAACAGGTCTGCATCGCTGTAATCAACTCCACCAACTGAAGATAACACTGCGTGCCTGGATCCGTAGGATTGTTTTAAGTGTCTTACATGCAATCGTCGTTTCATTCTCGGAAACGATAGAGATGGTTGCAGACAACAACAAGCATTGGCTCGGCGCCATATTATTGGTCGTATCCGAGATATTGTACCAGAGTTTCGTGGTAGGTGTGATTTATTGCCGTGATTCTCGTAGGGAGGGATTTCGTATGGATGGAGACCCGAGGATGTCGCGCGCATGTAAATGCGCGTCAGTGAAGGCTGCGTTACAGTCTGCTCTGTTTGTGAGTTTTGCCATAGCCGCGAATGTCGCTTTGCTTGAAGCCTTGAATGAAAAGTACGGACCATGGTCAGAAGCAAAGATAACCGGTGCAGAGATTGGGCTCGGCATTGCTGGAGGAATGGTCGGTAACATTGTAGGGTTCTTCCTCTTTGCATTCATTCCTTATCCTTGTTGTAGAAACGAAATACCAGTTTCAGGAGAAATAGCCGTTGTTACTTAATCGGCAAAAGATATCAATTTTTGCATTTACTATATATGCGGtttgtgtatatacatatatgggaGATCATCACCTACATATATACTTATGGTATACCTTATAGCTTACCCTGCTATAGATATATCATGGCTTTGACACTGTTTACTGGaaattaatttacattaatgttacataCGGAGCATATAAGTTGCAGGACTATCCACTGAGAAATCAATAACACGTTTCTAGATTTCGTCAAAGATTGTATTCAATATACATTTTTTGATACGTAGGCTATACAAAGGTCTATATGGTGTAAAACAACAATTATGTTTTGCTTTATAGATCTGATTAGaggaaaataaaattacctTAGCTTAAAGTTCTGTAATGATGTAACTGGGCCTGTGTTATCGAAAATGTTAAGGCTTCCATCGTATGTTTGTTAAGTCAGTTGCCACGGTAACTGATGGACTCGTGATAAACGGCCAGCAGTACCCCACGTTgccaaaatattaaacagtGTATATTCTGACCACGTGATATGACTCAATTATTTGATAGTTAATCATCTACTATGTCACCTTACATTCAGCCTGTAATTAATGATAATAAGAAATTTGTATCCAATAGATTCGAATTATTTcgttaaaatttcattttagaAAGGAATAGAATATCGTAATGAAGCCATTATTACCTAGGATCAAAACATGAAAGCTGAAAATGACAGTTATCTATGGACAAACGGTGCATGTCAAAGCATTGTGACGTCACTGTCAAATAATAAGAATACTGTGCCTGTGGAACAAAGTTATTCAGTATAAGAGTAGTATTTGGGGGGAATTACAGGTAGTTCTTGGAGGAGAGATTGATGGACATTGTTATTCTGTAAGAGTAGTATTTGAGGGGAATTACAGGTAATTCTTGGAGGAGAGATTGATGGACATTGTTATTCAGTAAGAGTAGCATTTGAGGGGAATTACAGGTCATTCCTAGAGGAGAGATTGATGGACATTGTTATTCAGTAAGAGTAGTATTTGAGGGGAATTACAGGTCATTCCTAGAGGAGAGATTGATGGACATTGTTATGCAGTAAGAGTAGTATTTGAGGGGAATTACAGGTAATTCCTGGAGGAGAGATTGATGGACATTGTTATTCAGTAAGAGTAGCATTTGAGGGGAATAACAGGTAATTTATGGAGGAGAGATTGATGGACATTGTTTTTCTGTAAGAGTAGCATTTGAGGGGAATTACAGGTAATTCCTGGAGGAGAGATTGATGGACATTGTTATTCTGTAAGAGTAGCATTTGAGGGGAATTACAGGTAATTCTCGGAGGAGAGATTGATGGAAAGTGTCTTTCAGTAAGAGTAGCATTTGAGGGGAATTACAGGTGATTCCTGGAGGAGAGATTGATGGAAAGTGTTTTTCAGTAAGAGTAGCATTTGAGGGAAATTACAGGTGATTCCTGGAGGAGAGACTGATGGACATTTCTGGGGTTGGATATAGGAAAATTATAGCAGACACTGTCTGACCATAACTAAATTCCTATGAGATTCGATATCGCCGATTTGACGTGTTATACATGGAGTACTCATGTACTAATTATCAATTATCAATTAGAAACAATGAATTTCTTGGCACCCACGTTGTCTGGAGAGGAGAGCtacattttttattcttttaagaAAAGAATTCTCAAAATCCGTTACATTTTTTAGCTTCTATATTCGTACACCATGTTCCATTATAGTTTTATCATCATTACTTTTATATTAATCCATCTATACGAAGGAACTGCTGTTAGATGTCGTGTTTTACTGCCAGTATTATATCCATTCTTTCACGGAGGAGTCGGATAAAGTCGTTTGAAATGATGGCAACACCTTCACAgcttattattttgttattaaatttaataacattGGACTTCTGCCATACCATTTAAAAGCCCGGAGGAGAGAAACTCGTATTTACATCATCTGGAATAAGACTTCACAGCCTTTATGCGTGGGACTACGAAATCATCGACGCTAACTTTATGTCAGGAGAAAGAAATTCTTTTAACTGTAAAACTAATTAGTTTAACTAATAATTGAAAATAGTTTGAATTCTGTTATCTGCTTGTTATATCATTTCATTAACGTTAATTTCAATGGATAGATTGATCAATTCCTTGATACTTTTGCTGTTAATATCATAAATGTTTCACTCTTTATATGACCGAAGAAAAAgagtatcatttttttcttcttgcgTTATGACATCAGGATGAAATTTGTGAATACCGAGTATGTTTTACACACCAAGGTTGTACATCTTCAAGTGTAAGATGTCATGTTGCCCATGGTATTCATATAAAGGTACTTTATAGTGCTAAAAGCACTAAAAAgataagcaaaaaaaaatagcacacttttcaaatttttgtttttaagtttgggaacatgtttgtttttattcataacTTTGTGACAATATTTTGTTCGCAAGTTTCCAAGAAGAAGTAACCTAGACAGCacaaagcaacaacaaaaaacttaaATTATGGTTATGCCTAATAATCAAATGTACTCCTTGTGGCTTCATTTAACAGTCTCTTTAAATATCCCTGGTCTTAGTCGTTTAACCCTTCAAGGGAACTCAGTGTGTCTCACCCCctcattccccccccctcccccactccaccacacacacataccaaaTCGTGGCAAAACAAATCCAACAGTTAGAAATCTGCTGGTAATTATTCTTAATGTTGAAAATTCTGTCAACTTGCGACAAATCGGAaaggaaataaacaaattaagtCATGGGTTTCAGATTTAACTTGATACTTCTGATAGACAATGGTCCGAAGGTGAAAAGAGCCTCTAGTTTTTAAGTTTCGTGGTCCATATTTTGTGTATAAGATAAAACCTTCATAAATTGTTAGGCCAAAGTGattcaaacaagaaaaaaatgtttccatggtttccgtatcataaattttgaaaaaatgcaaTAACGTAAATCACGTAAAATAATGACAATGTGCCTTAAAATAGCATGTACGGTAAACGTCAGCTTACTGTAGTGCCTTATATTTCAAATTATGTATAGCTAATGTATTAATGGTAAATACGGTACACAATTTATGCAGGATGCTAATATACCAACAGCTAGGATACGTTTTTTTTAGGCAAAACTGGCAGGGATCCAAATTAATACATTTAGAGTGCAACGGCCATTTGTCATAGGTCTACGCCATATATTTTGCCATTAGTTTTGGTTGTGCAAATCTATTgcaatttacaaattttagtgaaagcaggcgcggcggaacgggaaaattattggggggctaatgtgtggagactatctaagcggagcgccaccatcagttggcgcggagcgtacaagaaaattttgggtttttgaaacccccagatggccggaaacggcacttcccgagtgttttacgctgcgaatacctagccctaaaatatgggtctcaagcctgcaatttctcagattgcacgcaaaaatctgtaaaaacattgtaatttgtatattggATGGTGTTTTGAAAGAGAAGCTATtgctcgtagtgtactcgcaaagacgtttatgagtgtagtaaattactacttgcaattaaatgcaataattaaataaatgtcataagaaaaaaaatgaaagcatttcttaatgtcaacaaatgggttaTTCCAAAagcatgtgcagttgccaacaaatttctatgaaccaagcactatcacgaatgcatgtaccctatacagtacaggtgaaatgcttatattgtgtttttgttatcaCACTTAAGGCACTTTAGAAGGATATACCCTACGAAAGATACATCTCCAATTAGAAGGAAATgtccctgaaggatatatccatggGAAATGTGCTACCATTAGAATGATATATCCTTCAGGGGATGTTgtagaactggctgaaatgaggcaagtcattggcctaagacgaagttgtgttgtgcttaccggtactcacactcactgcttccacttttcacggggcgtgaagacgcggttggggtgacaatgcgGCCTATAGCCAGGGggcgggccgagggtcccccagcgattactaaaattattacacctatatagtatacgtgtgcatcggacagatcgacaagtatgcattgaaaaatgggcagatgcacgtttcggagccttgaaaatattgggggggggggcttatcatgcatttgccccctcaactttttcattgggggggctgagccccccccccccaagccccccccccccggttccgccgccactgagtGAAAGTGAATAGTATGGTATAGGTGATACACCATCTATTATTACACTGAGCCGTAGAGCTTAGAATAAATTTTAAGAGAGAAATATGGATCGGGAAAAGGATCCAGGGCGCACACTACAGGCAGACTAATCCGGTGTGAGTTGGTGGAGCTTTAACGCTCGGGTTTGGAATGACATTTGTTATGCATTTATGGAACACTTATAGGAATAACCGTCGTATGTTTACATGGACTTTAGGGTCAGTGGTTAGGGTTTTAATCTCACCGATACTTGAATAGTGGTTAGCGAGATCCATAATTTACTTTGGTCAGTGTAAATTTTGTCTTTACGATTCAGCTTTACAGCTTGCTTGGGGTTTATGGTTCAACTTCTAACACTTTCAACACACCAGTGTCGGATTTTTgtgtatcttttttttttataaatatgaaacaaacattttcGGCGGCCTACTTGTGGGGAGGGGTGCCCCGGGCTCTAAATGGTATCACACGGGCGCCGTGTCATAGCCTACATATCAATTTAGAGTAATTTAGCTGAAGGTTAGGACTGttgttttaaactttttccTGTGAGTTTAACGTTACTGTTGGTATATTCATGATATAGCCATTGCATAGGCTAGCGGGCCTAACCTAGGCATAGGCTATTTCAGTACAATAATTTAATTTCGCAGAACTAGACCATACATATTTACAACTGTATATTTATTACCCTGATTCTTGCCAAATCAATTGCTGTAGAACTAGAACTAACCTTTTATTGTCTGACACTGCAGTTTCTTCTTAAATCGCTCTGTCCTTGACACGTTTGTGGATTTTTGGTAGCATTGACGGTGAAATCCATCATACGCGGGGGGTCCCAACGTGAATACGTCGTCAATGTCACAATCGTTAGGTCTAGGCCTCAAAAATTCAGGTCTGCAAATGAGCAATTTGTTTGCAATTTCCCCATGCTCTGTAGcgtgatttttttaaaatcttaCACACTCTATGAATTTACCACAAGGTTTTGGAGAAATGTTGTAAATTGTCACTTTCAACTGCCTTTGAAAAGTGCATCAAACACACATTTTTCGAGTGTTTGCTGGTGTACCCATTTTCAATAAacactaggctaggcctaggctaaattATAGCATTGTAAAGTTCCAAGTTGGTGACGTCACGCCATTTGCATGTTTTTATTGGCGTAATGCATCATCATGAGATGTACATTTTCTAAGTTGATACCGgattacaattttattaatttcttcaaatttagataaatgaaacatttttgattatgaataatgtttatttttctcatgCTTTAGTGAAGAGTTTATATTATGCACAAAATGGGACTACGAAACAACACGATACAGTCACTCGACCCATAGTCTATGATATTATTGTCGAAATAAGGTAAAATTTCTAGCTGTTAAACTTTTGGACCAACTCCGGTCGCCTGCTGTAGAAAGAAACCTCCTACAGTCAAAATTTGGTATTTCTAACataaacattcatatcaattcaCTAGAGGAAGTCAGTTGATATAACATCCCCTTACATTTTGTAGATTTAGCTCTCATATCCATCATTTGGAACTCAGCCACCTAAATCCCACCTCCAAGCTTGTCCATCATTCAGAAACCTTCAACCACGTCACTGAGCATGGGTTGTTTACGAACAATTTCCTTTGTTAATTCAATTTCGGGGTTCAAAGTGATTGTGGTTCAATTAGCTTATTGTGTGCCGCAAcattaaagatgaacgatactgattttttcagcatcgacgaaaaaatacgattttattcaagagtattctagttggtttccatattacacatgtgaaaattcaagtcaatccgatgttgggaaaggcttaaaaaaaaaatcctaaactcgttgatttttttaaacaaaaattgggcttttcgcgaacagcgatatgatgatcacgtgatctacagtgacatgtgacgtcattatgattataacaaagtgagctcggcgtagtgtacttcagcagtgtgcacttagtgtgtaagtttagttgcaacctactctacattggactcgacaaacaacctaaaccagagaggagatttgatacactgcgtgagacattaacggtctaattttaataaggtgttattgttcctgctttttcttgtcgttttagggaagccgactgccccaatgtaaattacggaataatcggtcatagagccatctcgggcccaattgaaatttgcgtgtggcaaggtcactaaagtaaaaaaaagtttgaaagattgatgcttttatgccgcattatttatatatatcccaataaatgcaacagtaagtgttggaactgtaagacatgtcagacgtgaacaaccaatgactatgtgaggagagaatccacgtgcaaatttcaattggggcatggacgtcgcttaggcagagttttttttgggcagagatgtgttcataccctccaaaccactttaaatgtaatacgaataggaaatgtatgtatgctcgagcgaaacaaaacatcgtgtaagtattacttacgagcgcacactgtcacttgtgtttgcacagtgtgaaagtaccgtttgcggacctacgttgggctagaatacgattcctcctgaagcccaaaccacgaggcatgcatgtgaataaacgcaataggcattgcatgtagtgagaaaattgttcgagctagactaactactcgattgagttcaaatgcggttgtatttcaagctcagtGAAACcattctgttggatttaatgacgcacggaacaaggaacgtttatgttttacagtaggcctagtggatacaagcgaatctactttgtttagaactttggattttctttcggatgttatactaaactacgtttgagactatcatcactattgttattgtgccagtttgactggtaagtgagcacattcatacatcactctgtataaaacccgccaaaatcgtgatgatcttgagatttacgttactttgggtcagcttgcgagttacctcttcagatatggggaaatcgttgcgaaatcgccgcaaatttcgtaaaaaaacaacttgtaaacacgtggtgaagacatcaagaaacaccatgatattcattatctatttatgtcttgaacattacgccggaaaataacagttatatATGCTGACaagaaatgcacgcacagctccgtactgaacagttcacaacagaaaagatcatcacagtgacgtcattcactgacctgagggctgttcaaggtcgttgcagtgtttgcaaaatcctaaattacggagacgaaaaaacgatgtttcaattcccttttttataactttccggtgtgc
It encodes:
- the LOC139969902 gene encoding uncharacterized protein, which produces MATNSLDDERLQIKQHHEKIGCHGNIREYKDDDGNVKGYFCSLCKEEWLAHTENRNRLDIVGCQHVAHHIVPSFCCMQVSDTGNYIQWKNINETTGGLKPGDQVSWLRPIMGYWHHAIVEEVTDDSIEVIEWSRSIHRNTRKKWKLYENCCYSPMYKAYYPKEVEQLNPPEVVLMRARARLEDTGYGPFSDNCEHFATYCKTGLHRCNQLHQLKITLRAWIRRIVLSVLHAIVVSFSETIEMVADNNKHWLGAILLVVSEILYQSFVVGVIYCRDSRREGFRMDGDPRMSRACKCASVKAALQSALFVSFAIAANVALLEALNEKYGPWSEAKITGAEIGLGIAGGMVGNIVGFFLFAFIPYPCCRNEIPVSGEIAVVT